The Punica granatum isolate Tunisia-2019 chromosome 4, ASM765513v2, whole genome shotgun sequence genome has a window encoding:
- the LOC116202646 gene encoding geraniol 8-hydroxylase-like has protein sequence MELLGASSLLSFCFLFLICFHLLLRCTRLSGRSLPPGPRPLPVLGNILELGTKPHLALTELARKHGPIMTLKLGSVTAVVVSSREAAKEIFQKNDHVLCGRMIPDAFRAGDHHKHSVVWLPASAKWKGLRRACSMQMFSRQKLERTETLRRRKIDELLNFLHESSARGRAVNVGQAVFTMVLNLISNTVFSIDLACQDEDPAGLHFRDIIWGVMKEGGTPNISDYFPSLWRIDPQGARRRMNGHFNQLIAVFDSIINERTRSRALPGGSRSDDMLDSLLDLGDSSELSREDINHLLFDLYVAGVDTTHSTVEWAMAELLRHPEKMAKARAEMEQVLGMDTKVRESDIPKLPYLQAIVKEILRLYLPFLLPRKAESEVDLCGFKIPKNTQVMVNLWAMGRDPSVWQDPDCFQPERFSKLEIDIRGTDFELIPFGAGRRICPGMPLAYKMVHLILGSMIQSFDWELGNGETPETMDMSEKFGITLHRTRPLYAIPIALQR, from the exons ATGGAGCTGCTAGGAGCATCTTCTCTCCTTTCATTTTGCTTTCTATTCCTCATATGCTTTCACCTACTGCTCCGCTGCACCCGGCTGAGCGGCCGCAGCCTCCCTCCTGGCCCTCGACCGCTCCCCGTGCTTGGAAACATCCTCGAACTCGGAACCAAACCCCACCTAGCCCTGACTGAACTGGCCAGGAAACATGGCCCCATTATGACCCTGAAGCTCGGGTCTGTTACCGCGGTAGTGGTCTCCTCCCGCGAGGCAGCAAAAGAGATCTTCCAGAAAAACGACCACGTCCTATGTGGTAGAATGATCCCGGACGCATTCCGGGCAGGGGACCATCACAAGCACTCCGTTGTGTGGTTGCCTGCCTCGGCCAAGTGGAAGGGCTTGCGGAGAGCATGCTCGATGCAAATGTTCTCCCGGCAGAAGCTCGAGAGGACCGAAACCCTCCGCAGGAGAAAAATTGACGAGCTACTGAACTTTCTCCACGAGAGCTCAGCCAGGGGCCGGGCAGTCAATGTCGGTCAGGCCGTATTCACGATGGTACTGAATCTGATTTCAAACACGGTCTTCTCAATCGACTTGGCGTGCCAAGACGAAGACCCAGCAGGGCTGCATTTTAGAGATATTATCTGGGGGGTGATGAAAGAAGGCGGAACCCCAAACATCTCGGACTACTTTCCGAGCCTTTGGCGGATTGACCCACAGGGAGCCCGTCGGAGGATGAACGGCCACTTCAATCAGTTGATTGCAGTTTTCGACAGCATCATCAATGAAAGGACACGGTCAAGAGCTTTGCCAGGAGGTTCCCGGAgcgatgatatgttagattcGCTGCTCGATCTTGGTGACAGCTCCGAATTAAGTAGGGAGGACATCAACCATTTACTTTTT GATCTATATGTTGCTGGGGTCGATACAACCCACTCCACAGTTGAATGGGCCATGGCAGAGCTACTGAGACACCCGGAGAAGATGGCAAAAGCCCGTGCCGAGATGGAACAGGTACTTGGCATGGACACGAAGGTCCGAGAATCGGACATCCCAAAGCTCCCCTACTTACAGGCAATCGTCAAAGAAATCCTGAGGCTTTACTTGCCATTCCTGCTACCACGCAAAGCAGAATCAGAAGTCGACCTGTGCGGGTTCAAGATACCAAAGAACACACAGGTCATGGTAAACTTGTGGGCCATGGGTCGTGACCCAAGCGTGTGGCAGGACCCAGATTGTTTCCAGCCGGAGAGGTTTTCGAAGCTAGAGATAGACATAAGAGGGACTGATTTCGAGCTCATTCCCTTCGGGGCTGGGAGGAGGATATGCCCTGGGATGCCTTTGGCCTATAAAATGGTGCATTTGATATTGGGCTCTATGATCCAATCCTTTGACTGGGAGCTTGGGAACGGGGAGACACCTGAGACCATGGACATGTCCGAGAAGTTTGGGATCACTTTGCATAGGACCAGGCCCCTCTATGCCATTCCAATCGCACTACAACGTTAA
- the LOC116202865 gene encoding cytochrome P450 76AD1-like, with protein sequence MDASSLLWLCFLLLIFIHLLLQRQSNRGLPPGPRSLPLLGNILDLGTKPHRALTELARKHGPVMTLKLGAVAAVVVSSSEAVREVLQKNDHILSSRATPDVMRVRDHYKHSIVWLSTTSPKSKVLRKACSVQMFSRQKLDRTETLRRSKVDELLDCLHVSSIRGQEVDIGQAVFRTVLNMISNTLFSIDLARHDHEDSGLELKELLWEMVKDVGSPNISDFFPVLRWIDPQGARRRMDAYFGKLFAVFDRIIDERTRFGGLEGSRSSTRGDDMLDTLLDLIDSSELSREDINSLLLDLVVAGVDTTPTAVEWAMAELLRHPEKMAKARAEIEQALGMDTKVRESDIPRLHYLQAIVKEIARLYSPFLLPHKADTEVDLCGFKIPKNTQIMVNMWAMGRDSSVWQDPDRFEPERFLDIEVDIRGTDFELIPFGAGRRTCPGMLLGYRMLHLILGSLIQSFDWELANGETPKTMDMSEKLGVTLNKAKPLYVIATPIKLQH encoded by the exons ATGGATGCATCATCTCTCCTGTGGCTTTGCTTTCTATTGCTCATCTTCATTCACCTACTCCTCCAACGTCAGAGCAACCGCGGCCTCCCTCCCGGCCCTCGGTCGCTACCCCTTCTCGGGAACATCCTTGACCTCGGTACCAAACCCCACAGAGCCCTTACTGAACTCGCTAGGAAACATGGCCCTGTAATGACCCTGAAGCTCGGGGCAGTGGCTGCGGTAGTGGTCTCCTCAAGCGAAGCGGTACGTGAGGTTCTCCAGAAGAACGACCATATCCTGTCTAGCAGAGCAACCCCCGACGTTATGCGGGTACGAGATCATTACAAACACTCCATAGTGTGGCTGTCGACTACCTCGCCCAAGTCAAAGGTCCTGCGGAAAGCATGCTCGGTGCAAATGTTCTCCCGGCAGAAGCTTGACAGGACCGAAACCCTCCGCCGAAGCAAGGTCGATGAGCTATTGGACTGCCTCCATGTGAGCTCAATCAGGGGGCAGGAAGTCGATATCGGTCAGGCTGTGTTCAGGACAGTACTAAATATGATATCAAACACGCTATTCTCAATTGACTTGGCACGTCATGATCACGAAGACTCCGGGCTGGAATTGAAGGAGCTTCTGTGGGAGATGGTTAAGGATGTTGGGAGCCCAAACATTTCTGACTTTTTCCCCGTCCTTCGATGGATTGACCCACAGGGGGCCCGTCGAAGAATGGATGCCTACTTTGGCAAGTTGTTTGCAGTTTTCGACCGCATCATCGATGAAAGGACACGGTTTGGAGGTTTGGAAGGTAGCCGGTCTTCAACCCGGGGCGATGATATGCTAGATACACTCCTCGATCTCATAGACAGCTCCGAGCTGAGCAGAGAGGACATCAACAGCTTACTTCTT GATCTAGTCGTTGCAGGAGTTGACACAACCCCCACTGCAGTTGAATGGGCCATGGCAGAGCTGCTGAGGCACCCAGAAAAGATGGCGAAAGCCCGTGCCGAGATTGAACAGGCCCTAGGCATGGACACGAAGGTACGGGAATCGGACATCCCGAGGCTCCATTACTTACAGGCAATTGTCAAAGAAATCGCAAGGTTGTACTCGCCGTTCCTGCTCCCGCACAAAGCTGACACGGAAGTGGACCTATGCGGGTTCAAGATACCAAAGAACACGCAGATCATGGTCAACATGTGGGCCATGGGTCGGGACTCGAGTGTGTGGCAGGACCCGGACCGTTTCGAGCCCGAGAGGTTCTTGGACATCGAGGTCGACATCAGGGGGACAGACTTTGAGCTGATTCCCTTCGGGGCTGGGAGGAGGACATGCCCCGGGATGCTTTTGGGCTATAGAATGTTGCATTTGATATTGGGCTCTTTGATTCAGTCCTTTGACTGGGAGCTTGCGAATGGGGAGACACCTAAGACTATGGACATGAGTGAGAAGCTTGGGGTCACATTGAATAAGGCCAAGCCCCTTTATGTCATTGCCACCCCAATCAAGCTGCAACATTAG